In Gossypium arboreum isolate Shixiya-1 chromosome 6, ASM2569848v2, whole genome shotgun sequence, the following are encoded in one genomic region:
- the LOC108484350 gene encoding uncharacterized acetyltransferase At3g50280-like, whose amino-acid sequence MDPSSVRIISECYVTPQHVSDQSKQPYYLTTWDLVMLSTNYIQKGLLYAKPEDNCEEDLINNVLDRLKQSLSIALVHFYPLAGRLATKIEENPKSHFVFVDCNNAPGAKFIHAAVDLSVSDIVSPTYVPLVVQSFFDHDRAVNFDGHTRPLLSIQVTELVDGVFIGCSMNHALGDGTSFWHFFNTLSEIFQAQGDTNLKISRPPVLEKWFPEGHGPLLNLPFTNQDEFISRFEAPELLERIFHFSAKSIAKLKERANTESNTTKISSFQSLSAFVWRSITKARRFPNETVTSCRLAINNRSRLEPALSPDYFGNSLHAVSAVTTAGELLNHGLGWAAWKLHQAVVNHTDKEVRDLVNRWLDSPFIYQFTQLLDPQIVMMGSSPRFNKYGNEFGLGKALTLRSGYAHKFDGKVSSYPGREGGGSVDLEICLLPSLMKALELDEEFMSVVSCGGIDI is encoded by the coding sequence ATGGATCCATCATCAGTTCGAATCATCTCAGAATGTTACGTTACACCACAACATGTTTCTGATCAATCAAAACAGCCTTACTATTTGACAACTTGGGATCTTGTTATGCTGTCGACGAACTACATCCAAAAGGGTCTTCTCTATGCCAAACCAGAGGATAACTGTGAAGAAGACTTGATCAACAATGTCTTGGATCGGCTCAAGCAGTCCCTTTCCATAGCCCTCGTTCATTTCTATCCCTTAGCAGGTCGGCTCGCAACGAAAATAGAAGAAAACCCAAAGTCTCATTTCGTCTTTGTGGACTGCAATAACGCCCCAGGAGCCAAATTTATACATGCAGCTGTTGATTTATCTGTGTCCGACATTGTTTCCCCTACTTATGTTCCGTTGGTTGTTCAATCGTTTTTCGACCATGATCGAGCAGTCAACTTTGATGGTCACACCAGGCCATTGTTATCAATTCAAGTCACCGAGCTGGTAGATGGGGTGTTCATAGGTTGTTCCATGAACCATGCTCTTGGCGATGGAACCAGTTTCTGGCATTTCTTCAACACATTGTCTGAGATATTTCAAGCACAAGGAGATACTAACTTGAAAATCTCACGTCCTCCAGTGTTAGAGAAATGGTTTCCAGAGGGTCATGGTCCATTACTTAACCTTCCTTTCACTAACCAAGATGAGTTCATTTCCAGATTTGAAGCACCCGAGCTTTTAGAGAGAATATTCCATTTCTCAGCAAAATCCATTGCAAAGCTCAAAGAAAGGGCTAACACAGAATCCAACACCACCAAAATCTCCTCCTTTCAATCTTTATCTGCATTTGTATGGCGGTCAATAACAAAGGCACGTCGTTTCCCAAATGAAACAGTCACTAGTTGTAGGTTAGCTATAAACAATAGGTCAAGGCTAGAACCAGCTTTATCCCCAGATTATTTTGGTAACTCACTTCATGCTGTTAGTGCAGTGACCACAGCTGGTGAACTACTTAACCATGGTCTCGGTTGGGCTGCTTGGAAACTACACCAAGCTGTGGTTAACCATACAGATAAAGAAGTGCGTGATTTGGTCAATCGTTGGCTTGATTCACCTTTCATTTACCAGTTTACTCAGCTTCTTGACCCACAAATTGTGATGATGGGAAGCTCACCAAGGTTCAACAAGTATGGAAATGAGTTCGGGTTAGGGAAAGCATTGACGCTTCGAAGTGGATATGCTCATAAGTTTGATGGGAAAGTTTCGTCGTATCCAGGACGTGAAGGTGGAGGAAGTGTTGACTTGGAAATTTGCCTTCTACCATCGTTAATGAAAGCTCTTGAATTAGATGAAGAGTTCATGAGTGTTGTTTCTTGTGGTGGAATTGATATCTGA
- the LOC108485754 gene encoding protein ENHANCED PSEUDOMONAS SUSCEPTIBILITY 1-like, with amino-acid sequence MDPSSVRIISECYVTPQHVSDQSKQPYYLTTWDLVMLSVQYIQKGLLYAKPEDNCEEDLINNVLDRLKQSLYIALVHFYPLAGRLATKIEENPKSHFVFVDCNNSPGAKFIHAAVDLSVSDIVSPTYVPLVVQSFFDHDRAINYDGHTRPLLSIQVTELVDGVFIGCSMNHAIGDGTSFWHFFNTLSEIFQAQGDTNLKISRPPVLEKWFPEGHGPLLNLPFTNQDEFISRFEAPELLERIFHFSAKSIAKLKERANTESNTTKISSFQSLSAFVWRSITKARRFPNETVTGCRLAINNRSRLEPALSPDYFGNSIQTVRAMTTAGELLNHGLGWAAWKLHQAVVNHTDKKVRGFVNGWLDSPFIYQIAQLFDPLSVMMGSSPRFNKYGNEFGLGKALTLRSGYAHKFDGKVSAYPGHEGGGSVDLEICLPPSSMKALELDEEFMSVVSCGGIDI; translated from the coding sequence ATGGATCCATCATCAGTTCGAATCATCTCAGAATGTTATGTTACACCACAACATGTTTCTGATCAATCAAAACAGCCTTACTATTTGACAACATGGGATCTTGTTATGCTCTCGGTGCAATACATCCAAAAGGGTCTTCTCTATGCCAAACCAGAGGATAACTGTGAAGAAGACTTGATCAACAATGTCTTGGATCGGCTCAAGCAATCCCTTTACATAGCCCTCGTTCATTTCTATCCCTTAGCAGGTCGGCTCGCAACGAAAATAGAAGAAAACCCAAAGTCTCATTTCGTCTTTGTGGACTGCAATAACAGCCCAGGAGCCAAATTTATACATGCAGCTGTTGATTTATCTGTGTCCGACATTGTTTCCCCTACTTATGTTCCGTTGGTTGTTCAATCGTTTTTCGACCATGATCGAGCAATCAACTATGATGGTCACACCAGGCCTTTGTTATCGATTCAAGTCACCGAGCTGGTAGATGGGGTGTTCATAGGTTGTTCTATGAACCATGCTATTGGCGATGGAACCAGTTTCTGGCATTTCTTCAACACATTGTCTGAAATATTTCAAGCACAAGGAGATACTAATTTGAAAATCTCACGTCCTCCAGTGTTAGAGAAATGGTTTCCAGAGGGTCATGGTCCATTACTTAACCTTCCTTTCACTAACCAAGATGAGTTCATTTCCAGATTTGAAGCACCCGAGCTTTTAGAGAGAATATTCCATTTCTCAGCAAAATCCATTGCAAAGCTCAAAGAAAGGGCTAACACAGAATCCAACACCACCAAAATCTCCTCCTTTCAATCTTTATCTGCATTTGTATGGCGGTCAATAACAAAGGCACGTCGATTCCCAAACGAAACAGTCACTGGTTGTAGGTTAGCTATAAACAATAGGTCAAGGCTAGAACCAGCTTTATCCCCGGATTATTTTGGTAACTCAATTCAAACTGTTAGAGCAATGACCACAGCTGGTGAACTACTTAACCATGGTCTCGGTTGGGCTGCTTGGAAACTACACCAAGCTGTGGTTAACCATACAGATAAAAAAGTGCGTGGTTTCGTCAATGGTTGGCTTGATTCACCTTTCATTTACCAGATTGCTCAGCTTTTTGACCCACTAAGTGTGATGATGGGAAGCTCACCAAGGTTCAACAAGTATGGAAATGAGTTCGGGTTAGGGAAAGCATTGACGCTTCGAAGTGGATATGCTCATAAGTTTGATGGGAAAGTTTCGGCGTATCCAGGACATGAAGGTGGAGGAAGTGTTGACTTGGAAATTTGCCTTCCACCATCGTCAATGAAAGCTCTTGAATTAGATGAAGAGTTCATGAGTGTTGTTTCTTGTGGTGGAATtgatatctaa